Proteins encoded in a region of the Zunongwangia endophytica genome:
- a CDS encoding helix-turn-helix domain-containing protein, whose amino-acid sequence MNTYHLKLNDVEDFVPQLADKLGIGFKNKLGEFSVSIPSDYGSGKVSCINFPNGIGLYTLNVKFLEDTCIKINHPDVCPIRFIYCVNGELDAYFKEDNGCVLKSHQHLIAATTSTGIQCLKFKGGDSVLVCYLEINRLSFKNYLSFDLNEIGEKYFKLFGDIEGDNEIFQTGSYGLRTLDTIREIENCSLEGFPRINYLGGKALEILSHMLMQFREGSQEQEPRLKKRDLKAIERAVTHINENISNTGTVQELAKVSGVNVNKLQDGFQEVYGKTVNSYIRDVRLTRAMNLLLSGEKGVGEVVYELGLSSRSYFSKIFKRRYGILPKDVLNNKNLTEASE is encoded by the coding sequence ATGAATACGTATCATTTAAAATTGAATGATGTCGAAGATTTTGTACCGCAGCTTGCAGATAAGCTGGGAATAGGATTTAAGAATAAATTAGGAGAATTTTCGGTAAGTATACCTTCCGATTATGGGAGTGGTAAAGTTAGCTGTATAAATTTCCCTAACGGTATCGGATTATATACTCTAAATGTAAAATTTTTAGAAGATACCTGTATTAAGATAAATCATCCCGATGTGTGTCCTATTCGATTTATATATTGTGTTAATGGTGAGCTGGATGCTTATTTTAAAGAAGATAATGGATGTGTGCTTAAAAGTCACCAGCATTTAATTGCTGCAACTACTTCTACCGGGATACAATGTCTTAAATTTAAAGGAGGCGATAGTGTCTTAGTCTGTTATTTAGAAATTAATCGTTTATCTTTTAAAAATTACCTTTCTTTTGATCTTAACGAAATCGGAGAAAAGTACTTTAAGCTTTTTGGGGATATTGAAGGCGATAATGAAATTTTCCAGACCGGTAGTTATGGTCTTCGTACGTTAGATACTATTAGAGAAATTGAAAATTGTAGCCTGGAAGGTTTTCCAAGAATAAATTATTTAGGCGGTAAAGCTCTAGAAATACTTTCTCATATGCTCATGCAGTTTAGAGAAGGATCACAGGAGCAAGAACCACGGTTAAAAAAGCGCGACCTTAAAGCTATCGAGAGAGCAGTTACTCATATTAATGAAAATATTTCTAATACCGGCACGGTACAGGAATTAGCGAAAGTGAGCGGCGTAAATGTGAATAAGTTGCAAGATGGTTTTCAAGAAGTTTATGGGAAAACAGTTAATTCGTATATTAGGGATGTACGCTTAACAAGAGCTATGAATTTGCTTTTAAGCGGCGAAAAAGGAGTAGGGGAAGTAGTTTACGAATTAGGCTTATCCAGCCGTAGTTACTTCTCGAAGATTTTTAAAAGACGCTACGGAATTTTGCCTAAAGATGTATTAAATAATAAGAATTTAACCGAAGCTTCGGAATAA
- a CDS encoding universal stress protein produces MEKQILVPTNFSKHAWNALVFGLKLYKKIPCKFILLNVYEDSHGLGDRIVGVKSEDDANTKETSKSGLDRIMQGLSFRKENPNHEFEILSLEGDLDDAVQEIVNTRAIDLILLGAEGANVNIHSSYKSKLSKLANSIQNCAMLFIPEEIELTAQPLNEIVFPTTLRYPFKERELDPLKDLASNSGSPIRILYIDSDSKGLSEDQQALQSNFEGHLTTIKHSFHRLTKTTPSTGIHLFIESRQSTMLALYKRKQGFFSKLFSQSKVDDIEFDPNVPVLLLKELS; encoded by the coding sequence ATGGAGAAGCAAATTTTGGTGCCTACCAATTTTTCAAAACATGCTTGGAATGCTTTAGTTTTTGGTCTTAAATTATATAAAAAAATACCTTGTAAATTCATTTTACTGAATGTTTACGAGGATAGTCACGGTTTAGGTGATAGGATTGTAGGTGTGAAATCTGAAGATGATGCAAATACAAAAGAAACATCTAAAAGTGGTTTAGACCGAATTATGCAGGGATTAAGTTTTAGAAAAGAAAATCCTAACCATGAATTTGAAATTTTATCTTTAGAAGGTGATTTGGATGATGCGGTACAGGAAATTGTCAATACTCGAGCGATAGACCTTATTCTTTTGGGTGCCGAAGGTGCCAATGTAAATATTCATAGTTCGTACAAATCAAAATTGTCTAAACTGGCTAACAGCATACAAAATTGTGCTATGCTTTTTATTCCTGAAGAGATTGAACTTACAGCCCAACCTTTAAATGAAATTGTTTTTCCTACAACACTTCGATATCCATTTAAAGAACGAGAATTAGATCCATTAAAGGATCTGGCTTCAAATTCTGGATCTCCTATAAGAATTTTGTATATCGATAGTGACAGTAAAGGGCTTAGTGAGGATCAGCAAGCGCTTCAATCTAATTTCGAAGGACATCTTACAACAATTAAGCATTCTTTTCACAGGCTTACCAAAACAACTCCGTCAACCGGAATTCATTTATTTATCGAAAGTCGTCAAAGTACGATGCTAGCATTGTATAAAAGAAAACAGGGATTTTTCTCTAAACTTTTCTCGCAATCTAAAGTCGATGATATTGAGTTCGATCCAAATGTCCCTGTTTTATTATTAAAAGAACTTAGTTAA
- the tenA gene encoding thiaminase II: MSWSKDTWQTISPIYNRIIKMPFIEELMDGSLPLEKFQFYMSQDSAYLENFGRALALIGARAYDTQNMLTFLQFAENAIIVESALHESYFKEFGVSEKAIVQPACHHYINFLKSTAALDNLEVAMAAVLPCFWIYKAVGDYILENQKDGENTYQAWIDTYAGEEFGEAVTKAIQICDEHAEKTTPQIRARMTEAFVTASNLEYHFWDAGYSLRTW, translated from the coding sequence GAGTTGGAGTAAAGATACCTGGCAAACGATAAGTCCAATATACAACCGAATTATAAAAATGCCATTTATAGAAGAATTGATGGATGGCAGTTTACCTTTAGAGAAATTTCAGTTTTATATGAGCCAGGATTCGGCTTATCTGGAAAATTTTGGACGCGCTTTAGCACTAATTGGTGCGCGAGCTTATGATACTCAAAATATGCTTACTTTTCTTCAATTTGCTGAAAATGCTATTATTGTGGAAAGCGCTTTGCATGAATCATATTTTAAAGAATTTGGAGTTTCAGAAAAAGCAATTGTACAACCTGCCTGCCACCATTATATTAATTTTCTAAAAAGTACGGCTGCTTTAGATAATCTTGAAGTAGCAATGGCCGCGGTACTGCCATGCTTTTGGATCTATAAAGCGGTTGGTGATTACATTCTGGAAAATCAGAAAGATGGAGAAAATACCTACCAAGCATGGATCGATACCTACGCCGGAGAAGAATTTGGTGAAGCGGTTACGAAAGCGATCCAGATTTGTGATGAACATGCCGAGAAAACCACACCCCAAATACGAGCTAGAATGACAGAAGCTTTCGTTACGGCTTCCAACTTAGAATATCACTTTTGGGATGCTGGATATTCGTTAAGAACCTGGTAG